One Lagenorhynchus albirostris chromosome 8, mLagAlb1.1, whole genome shotgun sequence genomic region harbors:
- the LOC132524971 gene encoding BET1 homolog, which yields MRRAGLGEGVPPGNYGYPNSGYSACEEENERLTEKSLRNKVTAIKSLSIEIGHEVKHQNKLLAEMDSQFDSTTGFLGQTMGKLKILSRGGQTKLLVSWLSFSVIYWIIKPR from the exons ATGAGGCGTGCAGGCCTGGGTGAAGGAGTACCTCCTGGCAACTATGGCTACCCTAATAGTGGGTATAGTGCctgtgaagaagaaaatgagagactCACGGAAA aaagtctgagaaacaaaGTAACTGCTATAAAATCTCTTTCCATTGAAATAGGCCATGAAgttaaacatcaaaataaattattagcTGAAATGGATTCACAGTTTGATTCTACAACTGGATTTCTAGGTCAAACCATGGGAAAACTGAAGATTTTATCCAGAGGGGGCCAAACAAAGCTGCTGGTTTCATGGTTGTCCTTTTCTGTCATTTATTGGATTATTAAACCGAGGTGA